The Trueperaceae bacterium genome window below encodes:
- a CDS encoding histidine phosphatase family protein yields the protein MLLRLTLIRHALTDWNASGRFQGVADVELNREGREQARRLAAYVARLEPDAVVYASPLRRAVETATIAFPGRELRLDERLKEIDFGEFEGKTQAENERHPGWAEWSLDPYSRRAPGGESYALLRERAVAWMDEVVASSAPHVVAVTHSGTIQMLLAHVLGVERVRWRKRIYLRHASVSRVLFRGDEVLVERVNDTRHLSREGGDPFLD from the coding sequence GTGCTGCTGCGCCTGACGCTGATCCGGCACGCTCTCACGGACTGGAACGCGTCAGGGCGCTTCCAGGGCGTCGCCGACGTGGAGCTGAACCGCGAGGGCAGGGAGCAGGCGAGGCGCCTGGCCGCCTACGTCGCCCGCCTCGAGCCCGACGCCGTGGTGTACGCGAGCCCACTGAGGCGCGCGGTGGAGACCGCGACGATCGCCTTCCCGGGACGCGAGCTGCGCCTGGATGAGCGGCTCAAGGAGATCGACTTCGGCGAGTTCGAGGGCAAGACGCAGGCCGAGAACGAGCGCCACCCCGGCTGGGCGGAGTGGAGCCTCGACCCCTACTCCCGCAGGGCGCCGGGCGGCGAGTCGTACGCGCTCTTGAGGGAGCGCGCCGTCGCCTGGATGGACGAGGTCGTGGCCTCGAGCGCGCCCCACGTCGTGGCCGTGACGCACTCAGGCACGATCCAGATGCTCCTGGCGCACGTCCTCGGCGTCGAGCGGGTGCGCTGGCGCAAGCGCATCTACCTCAGGCACGCCAGCGTGAGCCGGGTCCTCTTCCGCGGCGACGAGGTCCTGGTCGAGCGGGTGAACGACACGCGGCACCTGTCGCGCGAGGGCGGCGACCCCTTCCTCGACTGA
- a CDS encoding deoxyguanosinetriphosphate triphosphohydrolase, with protein MLVTREQLERNERATLAPYATLAAESRGRIHPEAESAYRTAFQKDRDRVLHTSAFRRLEYKTQVFVNYEGDYYRTRLTHTLEVAQVATSIARALGLNEDLAETIALAHDLGHPPFGHSGEKALDDLMRDSGGFDHNRQSLRIVTQLERRYPGFPGLNLTWETLEGIMKHETEYDVPDPDWEPDAQPSLEAQVVNVADEVAYNAHDLDDGLRSGHLTPQQIYEVPLVGELMARLGMDPAGFTKYDRYTLQRELLGDVITDVVTATHARLEDAGVRTLQDVRSHPEKLLGPSEGMAARLRELKGFLYQNFYFHYRLIRMSRKARLILERLFGAYRETSAMLPPEVQRQAEQHGIDRALADYLSGMTDRYANDEYRRLFMPAELT; from the coding sequence ATGCTCGTGACCAGGGAGCAGCTCGAGCGGAACGAGAGGGCGACGCTGGCGCCCTACGCCACCCTCGCCGCCGAGTCCCGCGGTCGCATCCACCCCGAGGCGGAGAGCGCGTACCGCACGGCGTTCCAGAAGGACAGGGACCGGGTGCTGCACACCAGCGCGTTCCGGCGCCTCGAGTACAAGACCCAGGTCTTCGTCAACTACGAGGGCGACTACTACCGCACGCGCCTGACGCACACGCTCGAGGTCGCGCAGGTCGCGACGAGCATCGCCCGCGCCCTGGGTCTCAACGAGGACCTCGCCGAGACGATCGCGCTGGCGCACGACCTGGGGCACCCGCCGTTCGGCCACTCGGGCGAGAAGGCCCTGGACGACCTGATGAGGGACAGCGGCGGCTTCGACCACAACCGCCAGAGCCTGCGCATCGTCACGCAGCTCGAGCGGCGCTACCCCGGCTTCCCCGGCCTGAACCTGACCTGGGAGACGCTCGAGGGGATCATGAAGCACGAGACCGAGTACGACGTGCCCGACCCCGACTGGGAGCCGGACGCCCAGCCGTCGCTCGAGGCGCAGGTCGTCAACGTCGCCGACGAGGTCGCCTACAACGCCCACGACCTCGACGACGGCCTGCGCTCCGGCCACCTCACGCCGCAGCAGATCTACGAGGTGCCCCTGGTGGGCGAGCTCATGGCGCGCCTGGGCATGGACCCGGCGGGCTTCACCAAGTACGACAGGTACACGCTGCAGCGGGAGCTGCTCGGCGACGTGATAACGGACGTCGTCACCGCCACGCACGCGCGCCTGGAGGACGCGGGGGTGAGGACGCTGCAGGACGTCCGCTCCCACCCCGAGAAGCTGCTCGGGCCCTCCGAGGGCATGGCCGCCAGGCTCAGGGAGCTCAAGGGCTTCCTCTACCAGAACTTCTACTTCCACTACCGGCTGATACGCATGTCGCGCAAGGCGCGCCTGATCCTCGAGCGCCTCTTCGGCGCCTACCGCGAGACGTCGGCGATGCTGCCGCCGGAGGTGCAGCGCCAGGCCGAGCAGCACGGCATCGACCGCGCCCTGGCCGACTACCTCTCTGGCATGACGGACCGCTACGCGAACGACGAGTACCGCCGGCTGTTCATGCCGGCCGAGCTGACCTGA
- a CDS encoding glycosyltransferase, with amino-acid sequence MPASGERVLVLSASIGGGHVACARALESALLERGAQARHVDLLEHTAAPFRRLYRQAYFELVRSVPDLVEWLGRRMDRRPTEALSQQRRLRARVVRMLSYELPRIIDRFAPRALVHTHFLGPEVMAGRMRRRAPLPQAEVITDFFAHSLWLQPGIARYFVAIEEVKVHLVSAGVDEHRVRVTGIPVDPSFSRLPGKAEARARLGLHEDRDVLLVMAGGLEEEDLSGVLERLRRLRWPLDVEVVTGRSQRLARLGRRYVEPDGPVRVRVHGHVDDVPARMAAADLVLTKPGGLTSSEALAAGLPLILVSPYPLQEEANAAVLLENGAALSAEPLSTLTFKLGRLLAERERLEAMRAAARRLGRADAAYRVADTVLAELVRKEPAGGRA; translated from the coding sequence GTGCCTGCGTCGGGCGAGCGCGTGCTGGTGCTGTCTGCTTCGATCGGCGGAGGGCACGTCGCCTGCGCCAGGGCCCTCGAGTCGGCGCTGCTGGAGCGGGGGGCGCAGGCGCGCCACGTCGACCTCCTCGAGCACACGGCGGCGCCGTTCAGGCGCCTCTACCGGCAGGCCTACTTCGAGCTCGTCCGCAGCGTCCCCGACCTCGTCGAGTGGCTCGGCCGCCGCATGGACCGGCGCCCGACAGAGGCCCTCTCGCAGCAGCGGCGTCTGCGGGCGCGGGTGGTCCGCATGCTGTCCTACGAGCTGCCGCGCATCATCGACCGCTTCGCCCCCCGCGCGCTCGTGCACACGCACTTCCTCGGCCCCGAGGTGATGGCGGGACGCATGCGCCGCCGCGCGCCCCTGCCGCAGGCCGAGGTCATCACCGACTTCTTCGCCCACAGCCTCTGGCTGCAGCCGGGCATCGCCAGGTACTTCGTCGCGATCGAGGAGGTGAAGGTGCACCTGGTCTCCGCCGGCGTCGACGAGCATCGCGTGCGCGTCACCGGCATCCCCGTCGACCCGTCCTTCTCCCGCCTGCCCGGCAAGGCGGAGGCCCGGGCGCGGCTCGGGCTGCACGAGGACCGCGACGTCCTCCTCGTCATGGCCGGCGGCCTCGAGGAGGAGGACCTGTCCGGCGTGCTGGAGCGGCTCAGGCGCCTGCGCTGGCCCCTCGACGTGGAGGTCGTCACCGGCCGCAGCCAGCGGCTCGCGCGGCTGGGCCGGCGCTACGTCGAGCCCGACGGGCCCGTGCGCGTGCGCGTGCACGGCCACGTCGACGACGTGCCCGCGCGCATGGCGGCCGCCGACCTGGTCCTGACGAAGCCGGGCGGGCTGACCTCCAGCGAGGCGCTCGCCGCCGGGCTGCCCCTGATCCTCGTCAGCCCCTACCCGCTGCAGGAGGAGGCGAACGCCGCCGTCCTGCTCGAGAACGGCGCGGCCCTCAGCGCGGAGCCGCTGTCGACGCTCACGTTCAAGCTCGGGCGCCTACTGGCCGAGCGCGAGCGGCTCGAGGCGATGCGCGCCGCGGCGCGCCGACTCGGGCGCGCCGACGCCGCCTACCGCGTCGCCGACACGGTGCTGGCCGAGCTGGTGCGCAAGGAGCCCGCGGGAGGCAGGGCTTGA
- a CDS encoding quinone-dependent dihydroorotate dehydrogenase: protein MDLYRLARPALFRLGAERAHELTMRGLALASRSRLALRALGSFARGADDPALQTRAFGLTFPNPVGLAAGLDKDGVAVPALAALGFGSVEVGTVTALPQPGNPRPRLFRLVEDEALINRMGFNNGGAAALARHVLRAKEAHGDRLPPVGVNVGRSRAVPDEEAPEDYARALRAVWDAADYLVLNVSSPNTPGLRDLQAAGPLRSVLRAARAVASQRGEKPVLVKLAPDLPDEGLAAAARAAEEEGAAGIVATNTTTSRPPLRSPHAPEQGGLSGRPLAPRALAALRTLASATRLPLVSVGGVWDASDVAERLAAGATLVQVYTAFVYEGPALPGRLCRGLAARRGA from the coding sequence GTGGACCTCTACCGCCTGGCGCGTCCCGCGCTGTTCCGCCTGGGAGCGGAGCGCGCCCACGAGCTGACGATGCGGGGACTGGCCCTGGCCTCGCGCTCGCGCCTGGCCCTGCGCGCGCTGGGCTCGTTCGCCCGCGGCGCGGACGACCCGGCCCTGCAGACCCGCGCCTTCGGCCTCACCTTCCCCAACCCCGTGGGCCTGGCCGCCGGCCTCGACAAGGACGGCGTCGCGGTGCCGGCGCTGGCGGCGCTGGGCTTCGGCTCCGTCGAGGTCGGCACGGTCACGGCCCTCCCCCAGCCGGGCAACCCGCGCCCGCGCCTGTTCCGGCTCGTCGAGGACGAGGCGCTCATCAACCGCATGGGCTTCAACAACGGCGGCGCCGCCGCGCTGGCCCGGCACGTCCTGCGCGCGAAGGAGGCCCACGGCGACCGGCTGCCGCCCGTGGGCGTGAACGTCGGGAGGTCGCGTGCGGTGCCTGACGAGGAGGCGCCGGAGGACTACGCCAGGGCGCTACGCGCCGTGTGGGACGCCGCGGACTACCTGGTGCTCAACGTCTCGTCGCCGAACACGCCGGGCCTGCGGGACCTGCAGGCCGCTGGGCCACTCCGGTCCGTGCTGCGCGCGGCGCGCGCGGTCGCGAGCCAGCGCGGCGAGAAGCCGGTACTGGTGAAGCTGGCGCCCGACCTCCCGGACGAGGGGCTGGCCGCCGCCGCTCGCGCCGCCGAGGAGGAGGGCGCCGCCGGCATCGTGGCGACGAACACGACGACGTCGCGTCCGCCGCTGCGCTCGCCTCACGCCCCCGAGCAGGGCGGCCTCTCCGGCCGGCCGCTGGCGCCGCGGGCCCTGGCGGCGCTGCGGACGCTGGCCTCGGCGACGCGTCTGCCGCTCGTGTCGGTGGGCGGGGTGTGGGACGCGTCCGACGTGGCGGAGCGCCTGGCGGCCGGCGCGACGCTGGTGCAGGTCTACACGGCGTTCGTCTACGAGGGCCCCGCGCTCCCGGGGCGCCTGTGCCGCGGCCTCGCCGCGCGGCGCGGGGCCTAG
- a CDS encoding cob(I)yrinic acid a,c-diamide adenosyltransferase, with protein sequence MKVYTRTGDDGTTALFGGGRVPKDDLRVAAYGSVDEANSALGLARASLASEPEGSPLRALDDDLQALQALLFDLGADLATPLGTKARSHVTPVDAADVERLEGLIDTYSEELPPLRSFVLPAGTPAAAALHLARSVVRRAERDTLALSRRDEVNPRALVVLNRLSDLLFTLARVANVRAGVEEVRWTPRR encoded by the coding sequence GTGAAGGTCTACACGCGCACCGGCGACGACGGCACGACGGCCCTGTTCGGCGGGGGGCGCGTGCCGAAGGACGACCTCCGGGTCGCGGCCTACGGGTCCGTCGACGAGGCGAACTCGGCTCTCGGGCTGGCGCGCGCGTCGCTCGCCTCCGAGCCGGAGGGCTCCCCGCTGCGCGCCCTCGACGACGACCTGCAGGCCCTGCAGGCGCTCCTCTTCGACCTCGGCGCCGACCTGGCCACGCCCTTGGGCACCAAGGCGCGCTCCCACGTCACGCCGGTCGACGCGGCGGACGTCGAGCGCCTCGAGGGGCTCATCGACACCTACAGCGAGGAGCTGCCGCCGCTGAGGAGCTTCGTGCTGCCGGCCGGCACGCCCGCCGCCGCCGCGCTGCACCTGGCGCGGTCGGTGGTGAGGCGGGCCGAGCGCGACACGCTGGCGCTGTCCCGCCGCGACGAGGTGAACCCGCGGGCCCTCGTGGTGCTGAACCGCCTCTCCGACCTGCTCTTCACGCTGGCCAGGGTCGCGAACGTGCGCGCCGGCGTGGAGGAGGTCAGGTGGACGCCGCGTCGGTGA
- the ispG gene encoding flavodoxin-dependent (E)-4-hydroxy-3-methylbut-2-enyl-diphosphate synthase has protein sequence MELTLRRSTPTTWVGRVPIGSGHPVVVQSMTNTDTADAEATALQVFDLWRAGSELVRVTVNNDAAARAVPEIRRRLDDMGADVPLVGDFHFNGHRLLVDHPDMAAALDKYRVNPGNVGPKRRHDENFATIVDVAMQHGKPLRIGVNWGSLDQELLTAMMDENARREEPWEAREVLIEAMIRSALTSAELAEARGLPHDRIVLSAKVSGVRDLWDVYRRLAARCDYPLHLGLTEAGMGVRGAVASAAALTPLLADGIGDTIRVSLTPDPGAPREREVEVAREVLQALDLRRYAPSVTACPGCGRTTSTLFQELARDVQAYIKEQMPVWRERYPGVEDLRVAVMGCVVNGPGESKHADIGISLPGTGESPRAPVYQDGRLVATLQGEEIVPRFTAMLEEYVRRRFGPRGQGVEPATRPAEAPR, from the coding sequence GTGGAGCTGACCCTCAGGCGCAGCACGCCGACGACCTGGGTGGGCCGCGTGCCCATCGGCAGCGGTCACCCCGTCGTGGTGCAGAGCATGACGAACACCGACACGGCCGACGCTGAGGCGACGGCGCTCCAGGTCTTCGACCTGTGGCGCGCCGGCAGCGAGCTCGTGCGCGTCACGGTGAACAACGACGCCGCGGCGCGGGCCGTGCCGGAGATCAGGCGGCGGCTCGACGACATGGGCGCCGACGTGCCCCTGGTGGGCGACTTCCACTTCAACGGCCACAGGCTGCTCGTCGACCACCCCGACATGGCCGCGGCGCTCGACAAGTACCGCGTCAACCCCGGCAACGTCGGCCCCAAGCGCCGCCACGACGAGAACTTCGCGACGATCGTCGACGTCGCCATGCAGCACGGCAAGCCGCTGCGCATCGGCGTGAACTGGGGCTCGCTCGACCAGGAGCTCCTCACGGCGATGATGGACGAGAACGCGCGCCGGGAGGAGCCCTGGGAGGCCCGCGAGGTCCTCATCGAGGCGATGATCAGGAGCGCGCTCACGAGCGCCGAGCTGGCCGAGGCGCGGGGCCTGCCGCACGACCGCATCGTGCTCTCCGCCAAGGTCTCGGGGGTCCGCGACCTGTGGGACGTCTACCGCCGGCTGGCAGCCCGCTGCGACTACCCGCTGCACCTGGGCCTCACCGAGGCCGGCATGGGCGTGCGCGGCGCGGTGGCCAGCGCCGCGGCCCTCACGCCGCTCCTCGCCGACGGCATCGGCGACACGATCCGCGTGTCGCTCACGCCCGACCCGGGCGCGCCGCGCGAGCGCGAGGTCGAGGTGGCGCGCGAGGTGCTGCAGGCCCTCGACCTGAGGCGTTACGCGCCCAGCGTCACGGCCTGCCCCGGCTGCGGCCGCACCACCAGCACGCTGTTCCAGGAGCTGGCGCGCGACGTCCAGGCGTACATCAAGGAGCAGATGCCCGTGTGGCGCGAGCGCTACCCGGGCGTCGAGGACCTGCGCGTCGCGGTGATGGGCTGCGTCGTGAACGGCCCGGGCGAGTCGAAGCACGCCGACATCGGCATCAGCCTGCCGGGCACGGGCGAGTCGCCGCGCGCGCCGGTCTACCAGGACGGCAGGCTCGTGGCCACGCTCCAGGGCGAGGAGATCGTGCCGCGCTTCACGGCGATGCTCGAGGAGTACGTCAGGCGCCGCTTCGGGCCGCGCGGACAGGGGGTCGAGCCGGCGACCCGGCCCGCCGAGGCGCCGCGGTGA
- a CDS encoding FAD-dependent oxidoreductase, giving the protein MRPRAWVARFACACLAALAAWSLAAPPVHDGPAAAGAREATRIAVDVVVYGSEPEAIAAAVAAAEEGAETMLVTPDDRVGGLFVLGELNVLDLKTQPHDYQLGLFDRWWRLVGRGESFDVPDAEKAFERLLEGAGVRVVRSARAVEPVVAAPGVVTGLAFVAGDERAFEVGAGQVIDGSGDADLAAAAGAPFDVGWSAYGVGQRMADTLVLRVAGVDWRELVAGVRARGRDYAVAKDRVVWGPFGGVPAAYQPSRADLRLRGLNVGLQEDGTVLINALLLYGIDPLDPASREEGRRRGLDEGPRIVAYLADHVPGFEGAVFAGGAERLYVRESRHLRARCTLTADDVLDNRVTAQDVAAGGYPLDAQSMTPHDTGFVWGVPEMYGGRLCMMVPSGGPSGLWVVGRSAGYDPVAFASARVVPFGMAMAEAAGVAAALAAREGLSPQTASRDPATVAAVRERLAARGAYLPDVRPRRAAGPVDHPHYEAFRTLVARGLATGGYANDPGLATPVTTLSFAYLLANVATRFHLRPDLGQAIVDAALARAAPDAPLTPEVAAAVTKAAACLLEFCPPDDGWEALHGSGLAWRADPPPGPLDRGQAYALAAALARVTPLAEAPPR; this is encoded by the coding sequence TTGAGGCCCCGGGCATGGGTCGCGCGCTTCGCCTGCGCGTGCCTAGCCGCGCTCGCCGCCTGGTCGCTCGCGGCGCCCCCAGTCCACGACGGTCCGGCGGCGGCCGGCGCGCGGGAGGCGACCCGCATCGCCGTCGACGTCGTCGTCTACGGCAGCGAGCCGGAGGCGATCGCCGCCGCCGTGGCGGCCGCGGAGGAGGGCGCAGAGACGATGCTCGTCACGCCCGACGACAGGGTCGGCGGCCTGTTCGTACTGGGCGAGCTCAACGTCCTCGACCTCAAGACCCAGCCCCACGACTACCAGCTGGGCCTCTTCGACCGCTGGTGGCGCCTGGTGGGGCGCGGCGAGTCGTTCGACGTGCCCGACGCCGAGAAGGCGTTCGAGCGCCTGCTGGAGGGCGCCGGCGTGCGGGTCGTGAGGTCGGCGCGCGCGGTCGAGCCCGTCGTCGCGGCGCCGGGCGTCGTCACGGGCCTCGCGTTCGTGGCGGGCGACGAGCGCGCGTTCGAGGTCGGCGCCGGCCAGGTGATCGACGGCAGCGGCGACGCCGACCTGGCGGCCGCCGCCGGCGCGCCCTTCGACGTGGGCTGGTCGGCGTACGGGGTCGGACAGCGCATGGCCGACACCCTCGTCCTGCGCGTCGCCGGCGTCGACTGGCGGGAGCTGGTCGCCGGCGTGCGCGCCCGCGGGCGCGACTACGCCGTCGCCAAGGACCGCGTCGTGTGGGGGCCCTTCGGCGGCGTGCCGGCGGCCTACCAGCCGAGCCGGGCCGACCTGCGCCTGCGCGGGCTGAACGTCGGCCTCCAGGAGGACGGCACGGTCCTCATCAACGCCCTGCTGCTCTACGGCATCGACCCCCTCGACCCGGCGTCGCGCGAGGAGGGCAGGAGGCGCGGGCTGGACGAGGGCCCCCGCATCGTCGCGTACCTGGCGGACCACGTGCCCGGCTTCGAGGGTGCCGTGTTCGCCGGCGGCGCCGAGCGGCTCTACGTGCGCGAGAGCCGGCACCTGAGGGCGCGCTGCACCCTCACGGCCGACGACGTCCTCGACAACCGCGTGACCGCGCAGGACGTCGCCGCCGGGGGATACCCGCTCGACGCGCAGTCGATGACCCCGCACGACACCGGGTTCGTGTGGGGCGTGCCCGAGATGTACGGCGGGCGCCTGTGCATGATGGTGCCCTCGGGAGGACCTTCGGGCCTGTGGGTGGTGGGGCGCAGCGCCGGCTACGACCCCGTGGCGTTCGCCAGCGCCCGCGTCGTCCCGTTCGGGATGGCGATGGCCGAGGCCGCCGGCGTGGCGGCGGCGCTGGCCGCGCGCGAGGGGCTGAGCCCGCAGACCGCGTCCCGCGACCCCGCCACCGTGGCGGCGGTGCGCGAGAGGCTCGCCGCGCGCGGAGCCTACCTGCCCGACGTGCGCCCGCGGCGCGCCGCCGGACCCGTCGACCACCCCCACTACGAGGCGTTCCGCACGCTCGTCGCGCGGGGCCTGGCGACGGGCGGCTACGCCAACGACCCGGGCCTCGCCACGCCCGTCACGACGCTCTCGTTCGCCTACCTGCTCGCGAACGTGGCCACCCGCTTCCACCTGCGCCCCGACCTCGGCCAGGCGATCGTCGACGCCGCGCTGGCGCGGGCGGCGCCCGACGCGCCGCTCACGCCCGAGGTCGCCGCCGCGGTCACCAAGGCGGCGGCCTGCCTGCTCGAGTTCTGCCCGCCGGACGACGGCTGGGAGGCGCTCCACGGCAGCGGCCTCGCCTGGCGCGCCGACCCGCCGCCGGGCCCCCTCGACCGCGGCCAGGCCTACGCGCTGGCCGCCGCCCTGGCGCGGGTCACGCCACTGGCGGAGGCGCCGCCGCGTTGA
- a CDS encoding inositol monophosphatase family protein: protein MDLSRALGVCLEAVHDAGRLTLGYFGRALEARLKDDRSPVTEADVRAEELIRARLEAAFPDHGIVGEEHGVTNEGAAARWYVDPIDGTKAFVRGVPLYGVLLALEVEGEVVVGAAGFPALGETVYAVKGGGAYLDGRPVRVRETASLAEALVSFTDAYAFERAGLGDAWRRLMAAAYHRPGWGDAYGHACVATGRAEVMIDPVLAPHDAGPFGVILREAGGYFGDLRGNEGIHGGAGLSCTLGLLPQVLALLDVGGGSPAVS, encoded by the coding sequence ATGGACCTCTCCCGGGCCCTCGGCGTGTGCCTCGAGGCCGTCCACGACGCGGGTCGTCTGACCTTGGGGTACTTCGGCCGGGCTCTCGAGGCGCGCCTCAAGGACGACCGCTCGCCGGTGACCGAGGCCGACGTCAGGGCCGAGGAGCTGATCCGCGCGCGGCTCGAGGCGGCCTTCCCCGACCACGGGATCGTGGGCGAGGAGCACGGCGTCACGAACGAGGGCGCCGCGGCGCGCTGGTACGTGGACCCCATCGACGGCACCAAGGCCTTCGTGCGCGGCGTGCCGCTCTACGGCGTGCTGCTCGCCCTGGAGGTCGAGGGCGAGGTCGTCGTCGGCGCGGCGGGCTTCCCCGCGCTGGGGGAGACCGTCTACGCCGTCAAGGGCGGCGGCGCCTACCTCGACGGGCGCCCGGTGCGGGTGAGGGAGACGGCGAGCCTGGCGGAGGCGCTCGTGTCGTTCACCGACGCCTACGCGTTCGAGCGCGCCGGCCTGGGCGACGCCTGGCGCCGGCTGATGGCCGCCGCCTACCACCGGCCCGGCTGGGGCGACGCCTACGGGCACGCCTGCGTGGCCACCGGCCGCGCCGAGGTGATGATCGACCCGGTGCTGGCGCCGCACGACGCTGGTCCCTTCGGCGTGATCCTGCGCGAGGCCGGAGGCTACTTCGGGGACCTGCGGGGCAACGAGGGCATCCACGGCGGCGCCGGCCTGTCGTGCACGCTCGGCCTGCTGCCGCAGGTCCTCGCGCTGCTGGACGTCGGCGGGGGGAGCCCGGCGGTATCCTGA
- a CDS encoding protease complex subunit PrcB family protein, whose protein sequence is MRSRTLLCLSILATVLVACEPEAERSASDVFLYGDEPRRLTFFYGGPGELGYEGGTLELEDAPADDERRAADVSVRSALLVDGEPYLSAPLEPLDEPPAAAVRIPLTTDMQLTVNHDVGEVVYYDGSSYLTLVEDGSPGVTQRVVPRPRLNELRGLGQLTNEEADALAAALEERGPFVLVELDESTLPPHPIDGLAEQRRTGLYVQSSIATDEEAFRPSPRQLAWEVVASGTQATGVEAPRFELIATRQQLVSFWSRVHASQLQPPPLPDADLSRETLVAIFQGRQPTGGYSVQARRVSEEQGELYVDVEFVEPAPGAATTQAVTSPWTLVRVLRSGYPVAWIRDVSDGTLVGVARRTE, encoded by the coding sequence ATGCGCTCTAGGACACTGCTCTGCCTCTCGATACTGGCCACGGTGCTGGTCGCGTGCGAGCCGGAGGCGGAGCGCAGCGCCTCCGACGTGTTCCTCTACGGCGACGAGCCCCGTCGCCTGACGTTCTTCTACGGCGGGCCCGGCGAGCTGGGGTACGAGGGCGGCACGCTGGAGCTCGAGGACGCCCCGGCCGACGACGAGCGCCGCGCCGCCGACGTCAGCGTGCGGAGCGCCCTGCTCGTCGACGGCGAGCCCTACCTCAGCGCCCCGCTCGAGCCGCTCGACGAGCCGCCTGCCGCCGCCGTGCGCATCCCGCTCACGACCGACATGCAGCTCACCGTGAACCATGACGTGGGCGAGGTCGTCTACTACGACGGCAGCAGCTACCTGACGCTGGTGGAGGACGGCTCGCCCGGCGTGACGCAGCGCGTGGTGCCGCGACCGCGCCTCAACGAGCTGCGCGGGCTGGGCCAGCTCACGAACGAGGAGGCCGACGCGCTGGCCGCCGCGCTCGAGGAGCGCGGGCCGTTCGTGCTCGTCGAGCTCGACGAGTCCACGCTGCCCCCCCACCCGATCGACGGCCTGGCCGAGCAGCGCCGCACCGGGCTCTACGTGCAGTCGAGCATCGCCACCGACGAGGAGGCGTTCCGCCCCTCGCCCCGGCAGCTCGCGTGGGAGGTCGTCGCCAGCGGCACGCAGGCGACCGGCGTGGAGGCGCCGCGCTTCGAGCTGATCGCGACGCGGCAGCAGCTCGTCTCGTTCTGGTCGCGCGTGCACGCCAGCCAGCTGCAGCCGCCGCCCCTCCCCGACGCCGACCTCTCGCGCGAGACCCTCGTGGCGATCTTCCAGGGCCGGCAGCCCACCGGCGGCTACTCCGTGCAGGCGCGCCGCGTCTCCGAGGAGCAGGGGGAGCTCTACGTCGACGTCGAGTTCGTCGAGCCGGCCCCCGGGGCCGCCACCACGCAGGCCGTGACGAGCCCGTGGACGCTGGTGCGCGTGCTGCGCAGCGGCTACCCGGTGGCGTGGATCAGGGACGTCTCCGACGGCACGCTCGTGGGGGTGGCGCGGCGTACGGAGTGA
- a CDS encoding SDR family oxidoreductase gives MARSSQGNDVQEVALVTGASRGIGLAIAEALLAEGMAVAVNGRDAGRLEGVAERLGREHPGRVLAVPFDVRDLPAQQAAVARVERELGRLDLFVANAGIGVFAPVDELEPEQWSRVIDTNLTGVFYGFKAAVPALLRTRGMIVTIASLAGINFFAGGAAYNASKFGLVGFTQAAMLDLRERGVRVSTVLPGSVATGFNDRRVTEADAWKIQPEDIAATVLYLYHMPHRTLPSKVEIRPTQPRRG, from the coding sequence ATGGCCCGCTCGAGCCAGGGGAACGACGTCCAGGAGGTCGCCCTCGTCACCGGCGCGAGCCGCGGCATCGGGCTCGCGATCGCCGAGGCGCTGCTGGCCGAGGGCATGGCCGTGGCCGTCAACGGGCGCGACGCCGGCCGCCTAGAGGGCGTCGCGGAGCGCCTGGGCCGCGAGCACCCCGGACGCGTGCTGGCCGTGCCGTTCGACGTCAGGGACCTCCCCGCCCAGCAGGCGGCGGTGGCGCGGGTCGAGCGCGAGCTCGGGCGGCTCGACCTGTTCGTGGCCAACGCCGGCATCGGCGTGTTCGCGCCGGTCGACGAGCTCGAGCCCGAGCAGTGGTCGCGGGTCATCGACACGAACCTCACGGGCGTCTTCTACGGGTTCAAGGCCGCCGTGCCCGCGCTGCTGCGCACGCGCGGCATGATCGTCACGATCGCCAGCCTCGCCGGCATCAACTTCTTCGCCGGCGGCGCCGCCTACAACGCCAGCAAGTTCGGCCTCGTGGGCTTCACGCAGGCGGCGATGCTCGACCTGCGCGAGCGCGGCGTGCGCGTCAGCACGGTCCTGCCCGGGTCGGTGGCCACGGGCTTCAACGACCGCCGGGTCACCGAGGCCGACGCCTGGAAGATCCAGCCGGAGGACATCGCCGCCACCGTGCTCTACCTCTACCACATGCCGCACAGGACGCTGCCCAGCAAGGTCGAGATCAGGCCCACGCAGCCGCGCCGCGGCTGA